One window of Papaver somniferum cultivar HN1 chromosome 9, ASM357369v1, whole genome shotgun sequence genomic DNA carries:
- the LOC113310065 gene encoding probable galacturonosyltransferase 7 isoform X2, translating to MKGGGVSSTYPLPPSKRRWRGLAVAVFGLVVLSMLVPLVFLLGIHNGFQSTGFGSEDRSSTPSHKKYENYDPVEQDVPQIQSEDVITIANDAANKTVRNDPLQVTVKQKTDSSPVQKEVPKPPPQENQIGMSQVTEHDKGATSDETGKPCQLEFGSYCLWRKEHKEAMKDRVVKQMKDDLFVARAYYPSIAKLPSHDKMSRELKQNIQEFEKILSESTTDADLPSHMEKRLQRMEAIIRKVKSVILDCNNVDKKLRQILDLTEDEAHFHMSQSAFLYQLAVQTMPKSLHCLSMRLTVEYFKSQSLDMDISSDKYVNPLLQHYVIFSNNILASSVVINSTVMHAKESGKQVFHVVTSGQNYYAIKLWFFRNSYKEATIQVIKIEDFNQEHDVANPGHQSLSNEYRVSVHRVSKPQITQMDTNYISVFGETHFLLPQFFPDLKRVVVLGDDIVVKEDLSPLWSINMEGKVIGASYFCSLKLGQLKSYLGEEDFDEGSCSWMSGLNFVDLVKWKERNITQKYHRLLQVVKQRTKVTSVNGVALPAILLTFEGLVHPLEASWLLSGLGQSFKVEAQAIEKAAVLHYNGLMKPWLELGIPQYKAYWKKFLVRDDLFMSQCNVNP from the exons ATGAAGGGTGGTGGAGTATCATCAACTTATCCTCTTCCTCCTTCAAAAAGACGCTGGAGAGGTCTTGCTGTTGCTGTATTTGGTCTTGTTGTTCTGTCAATGCTTGTTCCTCTTGTATTCTTACTTGGTATACACAATGGATTTCAATCTACTG GATTTGGGTCTGAAGATCGAAGTTCTACTCCA AGTCATAAGAAATATGAGAATTACGATCCCGTGGAACAGGATGTACCACAAATTCAATCAGAG GATGTTATTACTATCGCCAATGATGCTGCAAACAAAACTGTTAGAAATGATCCTTTGCAAGTCACTGTGAAACAAAAAACTG ATTCATCTCCAGTGCAGAAGGAGGTGCCTAAACCGCCGCCTCAGGAAAAT CAAATAGGCATGTCTCAAGTTACTGAGCATGATAAGGGTGCAACCAGTGATGAAACTGGAAAGCCATGTCAATTGGAATTTGGGAGCTATTGTCTTTGGCGTAAAGAACATAAAGAAGCAATGAAGGACAGAGTGGTGAAGCAAATGAAGGATGACCTTTTTGTAGCAAGAGCTTATTATCCTAGCATTGCTAAACTTCCATCTCATGATAAGATGTCGCGTGAATTGAAGCAAAACATTCAAGAGTTTGAGAAAATTCTCAGTGAAAGTACCACAGATGCTGATCTTCCTTCACA CATGGAGAAGAGGCTGCAGAGGATGGAGGCCATAATTCGCAAAGTTAAATCTGTCATATTAGATTGCAACAATGTTGACAAAAAACTAAGACAGATATTAGATTTAACCGAGGATGAAGCCCATTTCCACATGAGTCAGAGCGCATTCCTTTATCAGCTTGCTGTCCAGACCATGCCCAAGAGTCTGCACTGCCTTTCAATGAGATTGACTGTAGAATATTTCAAATCGCAGTCACTGGATATGGATATTTCATCAGATAAATATGTCAACCCGTTGCTGCAACACTATGTTATCTTCTCAAATAATATACTGGCATCATCCGTTGTCATCAACTCAACAGTTATGCATGCTAAA GAAAGTGGGAAGCAGGTTTTTCATGTGGTAACAAGTGGACAGAACTACTATGCCATAAAACTTTGGTTCTTCAGGAATTCGTACAAGGAAGCCACCATTCAAGTAATAAAGATTGAAGACTTTAACCAAGAACATGATGTTGCCAACCCGGGGCATCAATCATTATCCAATGAATACCGTGTTTCGGTTCATAGAGTCAGTAAACCACAAATAACACAAATGGATACTAACTACATTTCGGTTTTTGGTGAGAcacattttcttcttcctcaattTTTCCCTGATCTAAAGAGAGTGGTTGTGTTGGGTGATGATATAGTTGTCAAAGAAGATTTGTCTCCCTTATGGAGTATTAACATGGAAGGAAAGGTGATTGGAGCTTCATATTTCTGTTCATTGAAGTTGGGTCAGCTGAAAAGCTATTTGGGTGAGGAAGATTTCGATGAAGGTTCTTGCAGTTGGATGTCTGGACTTAACTTCGTTGATCTAGTTAAGTGGAAGGAGCGGAACATTACTCAAAAATACCATAGGCTGCTTCAAGTTGTG AAGCAGAGAACCAAAGTAACATCAGTGAATGGTGTAGCATTGCCTGCAATATTGCTCACTTTTGAGGGTTTAGTGCACCCTCTTGAAGCTTCTTGGCTTTTATCTGGGTTGGGTCAAAGTTTTAAGGTGGAAGCACAAGCAATTGAAAAAGCAGCTGTGTTGCATTACAATGGACTCATGAAACCATGGTTAGAGCTAGGCATCCCCCAGTACAAAGCATATTGGAAGAAGTTTCTGGTTCGTGATGATCTGTTCATGAGTCAGTGCAATGTAAACCCATAA
- the LOC113310064 gene encoding L-ascorbate oxidase homolog, producing the protein MAARVTFLALLLCLSTTVIRAEDPYLFFTWNVTYGTISPLGVPQQGILINNEFPGPNINSTTNNNIVINVFNNLDEPLLFSWNGIQHRKNSWQDGMPGTNCPIQPGKNFTYHFQVKDQIGSYFYFLSTAFHKAAGGFGGLRVNSRLLIPVPFADPEDDYQVIIGDWYTKSHSTLRKILDGGRSINRPDGVLINGKSGNGTDEPLFTMKPGKTYRYRICNVGIKTSLNFRIQGHMMKLVEMDGSHVVQNTYDALDIHVGQCLSVLVTADQTPKDYHMVASTRFIKQVFTATATIRYEGSNIPASPELPEGPTGIVYSLNQFRSFRWNLTASAARPNPQGSYHYGGINITRTIKIVNSASTVDGKLRYAINGVSHTNPETPLKLAEYYQVPEKVFKYDTVSDEPTPESADKITVQPNVVNATFRDFVEIVFENHEKSIQSWHLDGYSFFAVAIEAGKWTPEKRKNYNLLDAVSRHTIQVYPGCWAAIMLTFDNAGMWNLRSNLWERNYLGQQLYVSVTSPARSLRDEYNIPDNAELCGIVKDLPKPPPYTI; encoded by the coding sequence ATGGCTGCCAGGGTTACATTTCTTGCACTGTTGTTATGTCTATCAACAACTGTGATCAGGGCTGAAGACCCGTATCTTTTCTTCACATGGAATGTCACTTATGGCACCATCTCTCCTCTTGGGGTTCCACAACAAGGCATTCTCATCAACAACGAATTCCCTGGTCCAAACATCAATTCCACCACTAACAACAACATTGTCATCAACGTCTTCAACAATCTTGATGAGCCACTTCTATTCTCATGGAATGGTATTCAACACAGGAAGAATTCATGGCAAGATGGTATGCCCGGTACTAACTGCCCAATCCAACCTGGTAAAAACTTCACCTACCATTTCCAAGTCAAGGATCAGATTGGTAGTTACTTCTACTTCCTTAGCACCGCTTTCCACAAGGCTGCTGGTGGTTTTGGGGGTCTCCGTGTCAACAGTCGCCTACTTATCCCCGTCCCCTTTGCTGATCCCGAAGATGACTACCAGGTGATCATTGGTGATTGGTACACCAAGAGTCATTCTACCCTTAGGAAGATCTTGGATGGTGGTCGATCCATCAACAGGCCCGATGGTGTTTTGATCAATGGGAAATCTGGAAATGGTACCGATGAACCCCTCTTCACCATGAAGCCAGGGAAGACCTACAGGTACAGGATTTGCAATGTTGGTATCAAGACGTCATTGAATTTCAGGATTCAAGGTCACATGATGAAGTTGGTTGAGATGGATGGTTCCCACGTTGTTCAGAACACCTACGACGCTCTTGACATTCACGTCGGTCAATGTCTCTCGGTGTTGGTGACTGCAGATCAGACACCAAAAGACTACCACATGGTTGCCTCAACCAGATTCATCAAGCAAGTCTTCACTGCCACCGCTACTATCCGTTACGAAGGTTCCAACATTCCTGCATCTCCTGAGCTTCCCGAAGGACCCACAGGTATTGTATACTCGCTCAACCAGTTCCGCTCCTTCAGATGGAACCTTACAGCTAGCGCTGCTCGTCCCAACCCACAAGGTTCCTACCACTATGGTGGCATCAACATCACCCGCACCATTAAGATCGTCAACTCTGCATCGACCGTCGACGGTAAGCTTCGTTATGCCATCAATGGTGTCTCACATACAAACCCAGAAACCCCTCTCAAACTTGCTGAATACTACCAAGTACCAGAGAAGGTATTCAAATACGACACCGTATCTGATGAACCAACCCCAGAGAGTGCTGACAAGATCACTGTTCAACCCAATGTTGTTAATGCAACTTTCCGTGATTTCGTTGAAATCGTATTCGAGAACCACGAGAAATCAATCCAGTCATGGCATTTGGATGGGTACTCATTCTTTGCTGTCGCTATCGAAGCTGGGAAATGGACTCCAGAAAAGAGAAAGAACTACAACTTGCTCGATGCTGTGAGCAGGCACACAATTCAGGTTTACCCAGGTTGCTGGGCAGCCATTATGCTCACTTTCGATAATGCCGGTATGTGGAATTTGAGGTCTAACCTATGGGAAAGGAACTACTTGGGCCAACAATTGTACGTCAGTGTTACCTCGCCAGCCAGATCTCTCAGAGACGAATACAACATTCCTGACAACGCGGAACTTTGCGGAATTGTTAAGGACTTGCCCAAACCACCTCCATACACCATCTAA
- the LOC113310065 gene encoding probable galacturonosyltransferase 7 isoform X1: protein MKGGGVSSTYPLPPSKRRWRGLAVAVFGLVVLSMLVPLVFLLGIHNGFQSTGFGSEDRSSTPSHKKYENYDPVEQDVPQIQSEVDKSTHLDNLMERLKPNLPKDVITIANDAANKTVRNDPLQVTVKQKTDSSPVQKEVPKPPPQENQIGMSQVTEHDKGATSDETGKPCQLEFGSYCLWRKEHKEAMKDRVVKQMKDDLFVARAYYPSIAKLPSHDKMSRELKQNIQEFEKILSESTTDADLPSHMEKRLQRMEAIIRKVKSVILDCNNVDKKLRQILDLTEDEAHFHMSQSAFLYQLAVQTMPKSLHCLSMRLTVEYFKSQSLDMDISSDKYVNPLLQHYVIFSNNILASSVVINSTVMHAKESGKQVFHVVTSGQNYYAIKLWFFRNSYKEATIQVIKIEDFNQEHDVANPGHQSLSNEYRVSVHRVSKPQITQMDTNYISVFGETHFLLPQFFPDLKRVVVLGDDIVVKEDLSPLWSINMEGKVIGASYFCSLKLGQLKSYLGEEDFDEGSCSWMSGLNFVDLVKWKERNITQKYHRLLQVVKQRTKVTSVNGVALPAILLTFEGLVHPLEASWLLSGLGQSFKVEAQAIEKAAVLHYNGLMKPWLELGIPQYKAYWKKFLVRDDLFMSQCNVNP from the exons ATGAAGGGTGGTGGAGTATCATCAACTTATCCTCTTCCTCCTTCAAAAAGACGCTGGAGAGGTCTTGCTGTTGCTGTATTTGGTCTTGTTGTTCTGTCAATGCTTGTTCCTCTTGTATTCTTACTTGGTATACACAATGGATTTCAATCTACTG GATTTGGGTCTGAAGATCGAAGTTCTACTCCA AGTCATAAGAAATATGAGAATTACGATCCCGTGGAACAGGATGTACCACAAATTCAATCAGAG GTTGATAAATCAACACATTTAGATAACTTAATGGAAAGATTGAAGCCAAATTTACCAAAG GATGTTATTACTATCGCCAATGATGCTGCAAACAAAACTGTTAGAAATGATCCTTTGCAAGTCACTGTGAAACAAAAAACTG ATTCATCTCCAGTGCAGAAGGAGGTGCCTAAACCGCCGCCTCAGGAAAAT CAAATAGGCATGTCTCAAGTTACTGAGCATGATAAGGGTGCAACCAGTGATGAAACTGGAAAGCCATGTCAATTGGAATTTGGGAGCTATTGTCTTTGGCGTAAAGAACATAAAGAAGCAATGAAGGACAGAGTGGTGAAGCAAATGAAGGATGACCTTTTTGTAGCAAGAGCTTATTATCCTAGCATTGCTAAACTTCCATCTCATGATAAGATGTCGCGTGAATTGAAGCAAAACATTCAAGAGTTTGAGAAAATTCTCAGTGAAAGTACCACAGATGCTGATCTTCCTTCACA CATGGAGAAGAGGCTGCAGAGGATGGAGGCCATAATTCGCAAAGTTAAATCTGTCATATTAGATTGCAACAATGTTGACAAAAAACTAAGACAGATATTAGATTTAACCGAGGATGAAGCCCATTTCCACATGAGTCAGAGCGCATTCCTTTATCAGCTTGCTGTCCAGACCATGCCCAAGAGTCTGCACTGCCTTTCAATGAGATTGACTGTAGAATATTTCAAATCGCAGTCACTGGATATGGATATTTCATCAGATAAATATGTCAACCCGTTGCTGCAACACTATGTTATCTTCTCAAATAATATACTGGCATCATCCGTTGTCATCAACTCAACAGTTATGCATGCTAAA GAAAGTGGGAAGCAGGTTTTTCATGTGGTAACAAGTGGACAGAACTACTATGCCATAAAACTTTGGTTCTTCAGGAATTCGTACAAGGAAGCCACCATTCAAGTAATAAAGATTGAAGACTTTAACCAAGAACATGATGTTGCCAACCCGGGGCATCAATCATTATCCAATGAATACCGTGTTTCGGTTCATAGAGTCAGTAAACCACAAATAACACAAATGGATACTAACTACATTTCGGTTTTTGGTGAGAcacattttcttcttcctcaattTTTCCCTGATCTAAAGAGAGTGGTTGTGTTGGGTGATGATATAGTTGTCAAAGAAGATTTGTCTCCCTTATGGAGTATTAACATGGAAGGAAAGGTGATTGGAGCTTCATATTTCTGTTCATTGAAGTTGGGTCAGCTGAAAAGCTATTTGGGTGAGGAAGATTTCGATGAAGGTTCTTGCAGTTGGATGTCTGGACTTAACTTCGTTGATCTAGTTAAGTGGAAGGAGCGGAACATTACTCAAAAATACCATAGGCTGCTTCAAGTTGTG AAGCAGAGAACCAAAGTAACATCAGTGAATGGTGTAGCATTGCCTGCAATATTGCTCACTTTTGAGGGTTTAGTGCACCCTCTTGAAGCTTCTTGGCTTTTATCTGGGTTGGGTCAAAGTTTTAAGGTGGAAGCACAAGCAATTGAAAAAGCAGCTGTGTTGCATTACAATGGACTCATGAAACCATGGTTAGAGCTAGGCATCCCCCAGTACAAAGCATATTGGAAGAAGTTTCTGGTTCGTGATGATCTGTTCATGAGTCAGTGCAATGTAAACCCATAA